In Trichoderma atroviride chromosome 2, complete sequence, one DNA window encodes the following:
- a CDS encoding uncharacterized protein (TransMembrane:1 (o802-823i)~BUSCO:EOG092D1CX4), translating into MSGFAPPFPQPAAAWQEHKTPEGRAYYYNNVTKVTQWTKPEEMMSSAERALQSQPWKEYTAEGGRKYWYNTETQQSSWEMPEAFKKALGSTGGPSNPVPQTPYSQGGGYPATGHDYSRDSRDSRDSRDTREPYPESRQISYGNDSKAQPAFVPATNDPEYSSPEEAEAAFVKLLKRSGIQSDWNWEQTIRVIAKDPQFRAIRDPKERKEAFEKYCQDMILQDKERAKERLTKLRADFETMLKRHPEITHYTRWKTARPMIEGETIFRSTDDEDERRQLFEEYIIGLKKAHKEQQASQKKSAMDGLIELLPKLNLEAYTRWADARDIISSTPTLQENEKYQALSQFDILTAFQNHMKGLERAFIENKQEEKSRKFRQERTARDAFKSLLNSLREDGKINAGTKWSQIVPLIENDERYLNMAGQAGSTPQELFWDVVEEEERSLRGPKNDVLDVLEDKRFDLTPTSDLEEFLSIMKDDHRTANIDRDILKLIFDRLREKRASKREDERQPDRQQRRAIDDLRAYIKRLEPPVALSDTYDKVRPRLLKSEEFQAVVSEEFRRSAFEKHLRRLREKDETDRAYRRHDRASIERDVSRRERDRSRGDRSHRGGGRGGRRSRSPEPDAYEADRRKAIAERERNHRKSTMAENLLTTERSRLSPPPSRRERDRERDRERDLDRPPRSRRDDDAFYDRERRDREDERERLYRRRADRGSYDELPYGDERPAAPRRRRQEEEDDYARRDSRDSKRLRRDRSRERTPLVMDVTATGPQNQSQPRMFEAAAKKARLKSNRAGHYFHSIFSSSFSYSFTIWLVILFFFFFFAHIFPDFAHVLYTTPICNNIM; encoded by the exons ATGAGCGGCTTTGCGCCTCCCTTCCCGCAGCCGGCCGCGGCCTGGCAAGAACACAAGACGCCCGAGGGTCGAGCGTATTACTACAATAACGTTACCAAGGTGACGCAATGGACCAAGCcagaggagatgatgagctcGGCTGAG CGCGCTCTCCAGTCTCAGCCATGGAAAGAGTACACCGCAGAGGGCGGGCGGAAGTATTGGTATAATACCGAGACGCAGCAGAGCTCTTGGGAGATGCCTGAAGCATTCAAGAAAGCTCTGGGTTCGACTGGTGGGCCGAGCAATCCCGTTCCCCAGACTCCGTATTCGCAAGGTGGCGGTTATCCAGCTACAGGACATGACTACTCTCGCGATTCCCGCGACTCCCGCGATTCCCGTGATACTCGCGAACCGTACCCCGAATCTCGTCAAATATCCTATGGAAACGACTCCAAAGCGCAGCCAGCCTTCGTCCCCGCCACGAATGACCCAGAATATTCCTCTccagaagaagccgaggcaGCATtcgtcaagctgctgaaaCGAAGCGGCATCCAGTCAGATTGGAATTGGGAACAAACGATTCGCGTCATTGCCAAAGATCCGCAGTTTCGTGCAATTAGGGACccaaaggagagaaaagaagctttcGAGAAGTACTGCCAGGACATGAtcctccaagacaaagagcgTGCCAAAGAGAGGCTGACCAAGTTGCGTGCTGACTTCGAAACGATGCTGAAGCGGCACCCTGAAATCACCCACTATACTCGATGGAAAACCGCTAGACCCATGATCGAAGGCGAGACCATTTTCCGGTCCaccgacgatgaggacgagcGCCGACAGCTCTTTGAGGAGTATATCATCGGACTGAAGAAGGCTCACAAGGAACAACAGGCTagccagaagaagagtgcCATGGATGGCCTGATTGAATTGCTTCCCAAGCTCAACCTCGAGGCATACACTCGCTGGGCGGATGCTAGGGACATCATTTCTTCCACTCCAACTCTtcaagaaaacgaaaagTATCAAGCCCTTAGTCAATTTGACATCTTGACAGCTTTCCAAAACCATATGAAAGGTTTGGAGCGGGCCTTTATTGAGAACaagcaagaggagaagagccgcAAATTTCGCCAGGAGCGCACGGCGAGAGATGCTTTCAAGTCTCTGCTCAATTCTCTCCGCGAAGATGGCAAGATCAACGCCGGAACCAAGTGGAGCCAGATTGTCCCTCTCATTGAAAATGACGAACGCTACCTCAACATGGCTGGCCAGGCCGGATCTACTCCCCAAGAATTGTTTTGGGATgtggtagaagaagaagagcgatcTCTCCGTGGCCCCAAGAATGATGTGCTTGATGTCCTTGAA GATAAGCGGTTTGATCTCACCCCAACAAGTGATCTTGAGGAGTTCCTATCCATCATGAAAGATGATCACCGTACAGCTAACATTGACCGCGACATTCTCAAATTAATTTTCGATCGC TTGCGCGAGAAGCGTGCCTCGAAGCGCGAAGATGAAAGACAGCCCGACCGGCAACAGCGCCGGGCTATTGATGATCTTCGTGCGTACATTAAGCGTCTAGAGCCGCCAGTTGCACTGAGCGATACATATGACAAGGTACGACCTAGACTACTGAAATCAGAAGAGTTCCAAGCCGTCGTCTCCGAAGAGTTTCGGCGAAGTGCCTTTGAGAAACATCTCCGTAGGTTACGCGAGAAAGATGAGACCGATCGTGCCTATCGACGCCACGACCGAGCTTCCATCGAAAGAGACGTCTCAAGACGGGAAAGGGATCGATCTCGCGGCGACCGTTCACATCGCGGCGGCGGGCGTGGTGGCCGGCGTAGCCGCAGCCCAGAACCCGATGCATATGAGGCAGATAGGAGAAAGGCGATTGCCGAGCGCGAGCGAAACCATCGCAAGTCTACTATGGCAGAGAACCTTTTGACCACCGAGCGTAGTCGCCTATCGCCTCCGCCATCACGCCGCGAGCGCGATCGTGAACGTGACCGAGAACGTGACCTGGACCGTCCCCCTCGCTCTAGGCGCGACGACGACGCGTTCTATGACCGCGAGCGCAGAGACAgggaagacgagagagaacGGCTCTACCGCCGTCGTGCTGATCGAGGTTCGTATGACGAACTCCCCTATGGAGATGAACGCCCAGCAGCCcctcggcgtcgtcgtcaggaagaggaagacgactACGCCCGTCGGGATTCCAGAGATTCAAAG AGACTCAGAAGAGATCGTTCACGTGAGCGCACCCCCCTCGTGATGGACGTCACCGCAACAGGACCCCAGAACCAGAGCCAGCCAAGGATGTTCGAAGCGGCagcgaagaaggcgagatTGAAGAGTAATCGAGCCGGTCACTACTTTCACAGCAtattttcgtcttctttttcctatTCTTTCACTATCTGGCTAGtaatccttttttttttttttttttttgcacaCATATTCCCGGACTTTGCCCATGTACTCTACACAACTCCCATATGTAACAACATCATGTAG
- a CDS encoding uncharacterized protein (BUSCO:EOG092D3X8S) encodes MALPISKPKLPVIVDKPTPYTFDLGNLLAQDPNPVVLPDASSIDQALAELARDGAQSLINQLLTTCPLQSTSDGVLLTLPAPATRLPREKPVPQPKPPTKWERFAAKKGIKAKTREQRRNLAYDEESGEWKRKWGYKGLNKKGEDSWLVEVDPKKEAARKEGTSIRADGRRERVEKIKRNERKMRKNQRDATDKMGKKA; translated from the coding sequence ATGGCGCTCCCCATCTCCAAGCCAAAACTCCCCGTCATCGTCGACAAGCCCACACCCTACACCTTCGACCTCGGCAACCTCCTCGCCCAGGACCCCAACCCCGTCGTCCTCCCCGACGCCTCCTCCATCGACCAGGCCCTCGCCGAACTCGCCCGCGACGGCGCCCAGTCGCTCATCAACCAGCTCCTCACCACCTGCCCGCTGCAGTCCACCAGCGACGGCGTCCTCCTCACGCTGCCCGCGCCCGCCACCCGCCTGCCCCGCGAGAAGCCCGTGCCCCAGCCCAAGCCGCCGACCAAGTGGGAGCGCTTcgccgccaagaagggcatcaaggccaagacgagGGAGCAGCGCCGCAACTTGGCCTACGACGAGGAGTCGGGCGAGTGGAAGCGCAAGTGGGGATACAAGGGCCTGAACAAGAAGGGCGAGGACAGCTGGCTGGTCGAGGTTGATcccaagaaggaggctgcGCGGAAAGAGGGCACCAGCATTCGGGCTGATGGGCGGAGAGAGCGCGTGGAGAAGATCAAGCGCAatgagaggaagatgaggaaaaaCCAGCGGGACGCTACCGACAAAATGGGCAAGAAGGCCTAA
- a CDS encoding uncharacterized protein (BUSCO:EOG092D0W9K): protein MSDKLTRIAIVNTDKCRPRKCRQECKKSCPVVRSGKLCIEVSPESRLAFISESLCIGCGICPKKCPFDAITIINLPTNLESQVTHRYGPNSFKLHRLPMPRPGQVLGLVGTNGIGKSTALKILSGKLKPNLGRHDNPPDWEDVIKHFRGSELQNYFTKLLEDDLKAVVKPQYVDQIPKAVRGPEKSVRHLLGSRATLGNTEEVTRILELNHIMDRDITLLSGGELQRFAIGTVCVQKADVYMFDEPSSYLDVKQRLSAAKMIRSLVRDDDYVIVVEHDLSTLDYLSDYVCVLYGKPAIYGVVTMPYSVREGINIFLDGHIPTENLRFREESLTFRLAEATDDFAIDRSRAFAYPKIEKTLGNFRLRVDAGEFTDSEIIVMMGENGTGKTTFCRLLAGAIKPDSKSSVPDMRISMKPQTITPKFEGTVRQLFFKKIKQAFLSPQFQTDVVKPLKLDDFIDQEVKNLSGGELQRVAIILALGMPADIYLLDEPSAYLDSEQRIIASRVIKRFIMHSKKTAFVVEHDFTMATYLADRVIVFDGQPGIDAHANTPESLLTGCNTFLRNLDVTFRRDPTNYRPRINKYGSQLDQEQKLGGNYFFLEEKPEESA from the exons ATGTCGGACAAGCTCACTCG TATCGCCATTGTCAACACTGACAAA TGTCGTCCTCGCAAGTGTCGCCAGGAGTGCAAAAAGTCCTGCCCTGTGGTTCGCAGTGGAAAGCTTTGCATTGAGGTCTCTCCCGAATCTCGCCTCGCCTTCATCTCCGAGTCGCTGTGTATTGGTTGTGGTATCTGCCCCAAGAAGTGCCCCTTcgacgccatcaccatcatcaacctgCCCACCAACCTCGAGAGCCAGGTCACCCACCGTTATGGCCCCAACAGCTTCAAGCTCCACCGTCTGCCTATGCCCCGACCTGGCCAGGTTCTCGGTCTTGTCGGAACCAACGGTATTGGTAAAAGTACCGCGCTGAAGATTCTCAGCGGAAAGCTTAAGCCCAACTTGGGTCGCCACGACAACCCTCCTGACTGGGAGGATGTGATTAAGCACTTCCGAGGCTCTGAGCTGCAGA ACTACTTCACCAAGCTCCTTGAGGACGATCTCAAGGCTGTCGTCAAGCCCCAGTATGTCGATCAAATCCCCAAGGCTGTTCGTGGCCCGGAGAAGAGCgttcgtcatcttctcggGAGCCGCGCCACCCTTGGAAACACTGAGGAAGTGACCAGGATTCTGGAGCTGAACCACATCATGGACCGAGACATCACTCTGCTGTCTGGTGGTGAACTTCAGCGTTTTGCCATTGGCACGGTTTGCGTCCAGAAGGCCGACGTCTACATGTTTGACGAGCCATCCTCTTATCTCGATGTCAAGCAGCGTCTGAGTGCGGCCAAGATGATTCGTTCACTCGTCCGCGACGATGACTatgtcatcgtcgtcgagcACGATTTGTCTACTCTCGACTATCTCTCCGATTATGTCTGCGTTCTCTACGGAAAGCCGGCCATCTATGGTGTCGTCACTATGCCTTACTCCGTCCGTGAAGGTATCAATATCTTTTTGGATGGCCACATTCCTACTGAAAACTTGCGATTCCGTGAGGAGTCTCTTACTTTCCGTCTTGCCGAGGCTACCGATGACTTCGCCATCGACAGATCGCGTGCCTTTGCCTACCCCAAGATTGAGAAGACTCTTGGCAACTTCAGACTTCGTGTCGATGCCGGAGAATTCACCGACTCTGAGATTATCGTCATGATGGGAGAGAACGGAACTGGCAAGACCACCTTCTGCCGTCTTCTCGCTGGTGCCATCAAGCCAGACAGCAAGAGCTCTGTCCCAGACATGAGAATCAGCATGAAGCCCCAGACCATTACTCCCAAGTTTGAGGGCACTGTTCGCCAGCTGTTCttcaagaagatcaagcAGGCCTTCCTGTCTCCTCAGTTCCAGACTGACGTCGTCAAGCCCCTGAAGCTCGATGACTTTATTGACCAGGAAGTCAAGAACCTGTCTGGTGGTGAATTGCAGCGTGTTGCCATTATTCTTGCTCTTGGTATGCCTGCGGATATTTACCTCCTTGACGAGCCCTCTGCCTACCTCGACTCTGAGCAGCGTATCATTGCTTCCCGAGTCATTAAGCGTTTCATCATGCACTCCAAGAAGACGGCTTTCGTCGTTGAGCACGATTTCACCATGGCCACATATCTTGCCGATCGCGTCATTGTCTTTGACGGCCAGCCCGGTATTGATGCCCACGCTAACACGCCCGAGTCGCTCCTCACCGGCTGCAACACTTTCTTGAGGAACCTGGATGTCACATTCCGTCGTGACCCAACCAACTACCGTCCCCGTATCAACAAGTACGGCTCACAGCTGGACCAGGAACAGAAGTTGGGCGGCAACTAC tTCTtcttggaggagaagcccgAGGAAAGTGCTTGA
- a CDS encoding uncharacterized protein (EggNog:ENOG41~TransMembrane:1 (o226-243i)), whose amino-acid sequence MSSHGRGRPEDRTAGAASSTVARDAPREREQRAHSSSIRETSASTFLSGLRYSSTRAADIISKGLFGKSSRSGSTTEKEPVIDDEHYVLKVLNLPLVEQTRKTRISKRLEDSRDKTEFWMPAFPWRAIDYLNYKGTEVEGLYRVPGSGPQIKKWQRKFDEQCDVNLFEQDDLYDINIIGSMLKAWIRELPDELFPKASQEKIARECQGTDKVPQLLIDELSNLSPFNYYLLFAITCHLSLLLAHSDKNKMDFRNLCICFQPCMKIDAFCFKFLVCDWRECWKGCANEAKFIEEEYRIFHQPPPPGLAEMQSRYESDAGHAEKPASSHSNMPSTQETGEPTEDIGKHQHQSSKSNHSLSSRRSSISTALSDHSEEEEDTVSDMFGFTHSQATTTGAGSRELRPLSPIQPLSPLGF is encoded by the exons ATGAGTTCTCATGGTCGGGGTCGGCCTGAGGACCGAACGGCCGGTGCCGCCTCTTCTACTGTCGCCAGAGATGCTCCTCGGGAGAGGGAACAAAGAGCTCATTCATCGTCAATACGAGAAACTAGCGCATCAACGTTCCTCAGCGGACTGAGATACTCGTCGACCAGAGCTGCTGACATAATCAGCAAAGGCCTATTTGGAAAGAGTTCGCGAAGTGGCAGCACGACAGAAAAAGAGCCGGTGATAGACGATGAACATTACGTGTTGAAAGTGCTTAATCTACCCTTGGTCGAGCAGACACGAAAGACTCGAATTTCGAAGCGTTTGGAGGACTCGCGCGACAAGACAGAGTTTTGGATGCCAGCATTTCCTTGGAGGGCTATCGATTATCTGAACTATAAGGGGACCGAAGTTGAAGGCCTTTATCGCGTGCCTGGAAGCGGGCCTCAGATTAAGAAGTGGCAAAGAAAGTTTGATGAGC AGTGCGATGTCAATCTCTTTGAGCAAGACGACCTCTATGATATCAACATTATAGGCTCCATGCTCAAAGCTTGGATTCGAGAGCTACCCGATGAGCTCTTCCCCAAAGCGTCCCAGGAGAAGATTGCTCGCGAGTGTCAGGGCACCGACAAAGTCCCCCAGCTGCTCATCGACGAGCTCTCAAATCTTTCCCCATTCAACTACTACCTGCTCTTTGCCATTACATGCCATCTCAGCCTGCTTCTCGCTCACTCTGACAAGAATAAGATGGATTTCCGAAATCTATGCATCTGCTTCCAGCCGTGCATGAAAATTGacgccttttgcttcaaATTCCTGGTTTGCGATTGGAGAGAGTGCTGGAAGGGCTGCGCCAACGAGGCCAAGTTTATTGAGGAGGAGTACCGTATATTCCATCAACCTCCGCCACCTGGCCTTGCCGAAATGCAAAGTCGCTACGAAAGCGATGCTGGGCATGCAGAAAAACCAGCCTCGTCGCATAGTAACATGCCATCGACCCAAGAGACAGGGGAGCCGACAGAAGACATTGGTAAGCACCAACATCAGTCGTCAAAGTCCAACCATTCTCTTTCGTCTCGCCGATCATCCATCTCGACGGCCCTGAGCGACCacagcgaggaggaggaggatacTGTTAGCGACATGTTTGGCTTCACGCATTCACAGGCCACTACTACTGGAGCTGGATCTAGAGAACTGCGGCCATTGTCTCCGATCCAGCCTCTATCACCTCTTGGTTTTTAA
- a CDS encoding mitochondrial 37S ribosomal protein mS29: MASAQALRTLARPAIPVAPRIQPVMRSLAAAFSTTSLLSAGPPAVKSRKELPKKTKKTYKKKQNIVPVKKPGPGERKAFRKRIQLSNNSALPVSGIESLEAQTMARGESSGKMFAIPDQVVDQLRALEAFKTTQTWNLFRKPHVLVRKETVELMGKLEASVEKKEALKIVLTGSRLSGKSLTLLQAQSYALLNEWVVINIPEGQDLTNGNTEFSPIPDTEPMQFAQPVYCLKLLQNIYKANKAVLEKTPLKKDWSRLTNLKEGATLADLAQSAKESEFAWPTLSALWTELTQPGQPPRAADARRPRPHQQGQRVPRPVLQHCPRARARPRALVCRRPLRQDEAPQRRRRHRRHLAEQHPLPPVAGARALPARGWPGRPRGPQAKRLRAKVRRPGLRRAQEQHRPSPRGRFQGRGESADGVLGRERHAAQRA; encoded by the exons ATGGCTTCCGCACAAGCTCTGCGGACCCTCGCCAGGCCTGCGATCCCAGTGGCGCCTCGCATCCAGCCCGTCATGCGATCCCTCGCAGCAGCTTTTTCCACCACCAGCCTGCTGTCCGCGGGTCCTCCCGCCGTCAAGAGCCGCAAGGAACtgccaaagaagacgaagaagacatacaagaagaagcagaacaTTGTGCCCGTCAAGAAACCCGGGCCCGGCGAGCGCAAGGCCTTTCGAAAACGAATCCAgctcagcaacaacagcgcCCTGCCCGTGAGCGGCATCGAGAGCCTGGAGGCGCAGACCATGGCCAGGGGcgagagcagcggcaagatGTTTGCCATTCCGGACCAGGTGGTGGATCAATTGAGGGCGCTGGAGGCGTTCAAGACGACACAGACGTGGAATCTGTTCCGGAAACCCCACGTCTTGGTGCGCAAGGAGACGGTGGAACTGATGGGCAAGCTGGAGGCCTcggtggagaagaaggaggcttTGAAGATTGTTTTGACGGGAAGCCGGCTTTCAGGGAAGAGCTTGACGCTGCTTCAGGCCCAGTCGTATGCGCTGCTGAACGAATGGGTGGTTATTAACATTCCTGAAG GCCAAGATCTTACAAACGGAAACACAGAGTTTTCCCCCATTCCCGACACAGAGCCCATGCAGTTTGCCCAGCCGGTATACTGCCTCAAGCTGCTCCAAAACATCTAcaaggccaacaaggcaGTTCTCGAAAAGACACCCCTCAAGAAGGACTGGTCTCGCCTGACGAATCTCAAAGAAGGCGCCACGCTGGCCGACCTGGCCCAGAGCGCCAAAGAAAGCGAATTCGCCTGGCCCACGCTGTCCGCCCTGTGGACGGAACTGACACAGCCCGGACAACCCCCCCGTGCTGCTGACgctcgacggcctcgccCACATCAACAAGGTCAGCGAGTACCGCGACCCGTCCTTCAACATTGTCCACGCGCACGAGCTCGTCCTCGTGCGCTTGTTTGTCGACGCCCTCTCCGGCAAGACGAAGCTCCCCAACGGcggcgccgtcatcgccgccaCCTCGCAGAACAACACCCACTTCCACCCGTCGCAGGAGCTCGTGCTCTCCCAGCTCGAGGCTGGCCAGGCCGGCCGCGAGGTCCCCAAGCCAAACGCCTACGAGCGAAAGTACGACGACCGGGTCTACGACGCGCTCAAGAACAGCACCGTCCTTCGCCTCGAGGGCGTTTCCAAGGACGAGGCGAGAGTGCTGATGGAGTACTGGGGCGCGAGCGGCATGCTGCGCAGCGCGCTTGA
- a CDS encoding uncharacterized protein (EggNog:ENOG41~SECRETED:SignalP(1-30)) yields the protein MRRGGTHFHILKIFINTIILPPFALQSAMSIRITVPSPLTTPGLPTPLQLSINTTNAATELINNSYLTYLVPSETNINLEKAFEGFDGSKPINELIEQRDTLFFDETVDVLLVLKTPWLPRKELDYHLSRISISLEAQVANSSLPGRESPSASESIFSGRLQETKNPFIVEDEDKYESGAEEEEEEEELPRHVYAMWKMPVLLLRPRMRLHSPSVVFSASASLDPDLWTEPIAPDVGYLTSGMPSGLNLLESFGSDSALNGVKPRLSALRVSRVAPVTRQQDFMTRLRTLPQLSIKIFPVLHTRIRFSRPSTIPLSATIVALLEIDFTSHFNCETLLNDIKLSTPSGIVENLNDAAGLGLPLSCVSHDHITFLYHIKPKQTEANIPRDTSGNLEISISAAVHVVPGVCTPSLSMSWTTAIDFSLPVNPSFGTASESGIQRSHRPTQLSIGSVAQAINHLKSPSAIRPDALPSLEASTNRTEAVVPELGITMSFTAPPHPVHPGDIFSWTVYVVNRTSSERGSNRPPRKLALVAVPKRRRNEVRPIRPPSSSGRRRGEKEIADAVLDENVLHALQKNAVVESTELICLSADTRVGPVAPGACHVTELQFLALREGIVGLDAIRVVDLGSQEHVDIRDLPTMIVEPIAAAA from the exons atgagaagaggaggaactCATTTTCACATTCTaaagatatttataaacACGATTATTCTTCCaccttttgctcttcaatCAGCCATGTCAATTCGCATTACCGTGCCCAGTCCCCTCACAACTCCTGGGCTGCCGACACCCCTCCAGCTGtccatcaacaccaccaatGCGGCAACTGAGCTTATCAACAACTCGTATCTTACATATCTCGTCCCATCCGAGACAAACATAAATTTGGAAAAGGCCTTTGAGGGCTTTGATGGCTCGAAGCCAATAAACGAACTCATAGAACAAAGAGACACGTTATTCTTCG ATGAGACTGTTGATGTCTTGCTTGTCCTCAAGACGCCATGGCTCCCGAGGAAAGAGCTCGACTACCATCTCAGCAGGATAAGCATATCTCTGGAAGCACAAGTGGCCAATAGCAGCCTGCCAGGCCGCGAGTCGCCCAGTGCTTCGGAGAGCATCTTCAGCGGGAGGCTGCAGGAGACAAAGAACCCCTTCATcgtcgaagatgaagacaagTATGAGAGCGGcgccgaagaggaggaagaggaagaggagctgcCGCGCCATGTATATGCCATGTGGAAAATGCCCGTGCTTCTCCTGAGACCGCGGATGCGTCTTCACAGCCCCTCAGTCGTCTTCTCGGCATCCGCAAGCCTCGATCCGGATCTCTGGACCGAGCCAATCGCCCCCGACGTCGGCTATCTGACGAGCGGGATGCCGTCGGGCCTCAACCTCCTCGAGTCCTTTGGCAGCGACTCCGCTCTCAACGGCGTCAAGCCGCGCCTATCCGCGCTGCGAGTATCACGAGTAGCACCCGTCACTCGCCAGCAGGACTTCATGACGCGCCTCCGCacgctgccgcagctgagCATCAAGATCTTCCCGGTCCTCCACACGAGGATACGCTTCTCCCGCCCGAGCACGATACCCTTAAGCGCAACCATCGTCGCCCTCCTGGAGATTGACTTCACCTCCCACTTCAACTGCGAGACTCTCCTGAACGACATCAAACTCTCGACCCccagcggcatcgtcgagaACCTCAACGACGCagccggcctcggcctcccGCTCAGCTGCGTCTCGCACGACCACATCACGTTCCTCTATCACATCAAACCGAAACAGACCGAGGCCAACATCCCCAGAGACACCTCCGGAAACCTCgaaatctccatctcagcgGCCGTCCACGTCGTCCCCGGCGTCTGCACCCCAAGCCTCAGCATGAGCTGGACCACCGCCATCGACTTCTCCCTCCCCGTCAACCCCAGCTTCGGCACGGCCTCCGAGTCCGGCATCCAGCGCTCCCACCGGCCCACGCAGCTCTCCATCGGCAGCGTAGCCCAGGCCATTAACCATCTGAAATCCCCCTCCGCGATCCGCCCCGACGCTCTCCCCTCGCTGGAAGCGTCCACCAACCGCACCGAAGCCGTCGTCCCGGAACTCGGCATCACCATGTCCTTCACCGCGCCCCCCCACCCAGTCCATCCCGGCGACATCTTCTCCTGGACCGTCTATGTCGTCAACCGCACCTCATCCGAAAGAGGTTCAAACCGCCCCCCGCGCAAGCTCGCCCTCGTTGCGGTCCCCAAGCGGCGACGCAACGAAGTTCGGCCCATCCGCCCGCCGTCAAGCAGCGGTCGACGCCGCGGGGAGAAGGAAATCGCAGACGCGGTCCTCGACGAAAACGTGCTCCACGCACTGCAGAAGAACGCCGTGGTTGAGTCAACGGAGCTCATCTGCCTCAGCGCCGATACACGGGTTGGCCCCGTAGCACCGGGGGCGTGCCACGTTACAGAATTGCAGTTCTTGGCGTTACGAGAGGGTATTGTTGGTCTCGACGCTATTCGGGTCGTCGATCTGGGGTCACAGGAGCACGTCGACATTAGAGATTTACCAACCATGATAGTAGAACCAATAGCGGCGGCTgcttga
- a CDS encoding uncharacterized protein (EggNog:ENOG41), with amino-acid sequence MGRKPTPQPLILADASALDADPPQPSAEAASQAAASPVDSKSPRSQRISPFPISKFAVHRNRPPRTGRSPTLQPQPPRPATSTGPPDEASRSYHQQQLLQLCRAQNARDDSDLLQPSPSTASTPDPPSAGLPPQELRQAMTGGAKHSKPSFFQFNKAPKTPSQPHHAHAHAHTHQHTESQGLPLPKAPEGG; translated from the coding sequence ATGGGACGCAAGCCCACGCCGCAGCCGCTGATACTGGCAGATGCCAGCGCTCTGGACGCCGACCCGCCGCAGCCCTCTGCCGAAGCAGCATCGCAAGCCGCCGCGTCGCCAGTCGACTCGAAATCGCCCCGATCGCAGCGCATCTCCCCCTTCCCCATCAGCAAGTTTGCCGTCCACAGAAACCGGCCGCCGAGGACGGGCAGGTCGCCAACTctgcagccacagccgccacGCCCTGCCACCAGCACCGGACCGCCAGACGAGGCCAGCCGCAGCtaccaccagcagcaattgctgcagctgtgtCGCGCCCAAAACGCCCGCGATGATTCAGACCTGCTGCAGCCCTCGCCATCGACCGCTTCCACTCCAGATCCTCCCTCCGCCGGGCTGCCGCCCCAAGAACTGCGCCAAGCCATGACGGGTGGCGCCAAACACTCCAAGCCCAGCTTCTTTCAGTTTAACAAAGCCCCCAAAACTCCCAGTCAGCCTCATCACGCACACGCACACGCACACACCCATCAGCACACAGAGTCGCAGGGCCTGCCGTTGCCGAAAGCACCAGAGGGGGGGTGA